From a region of the Impatiens glandulifera chromosome 4, dImpGla2.1, whole genome shotgun sequence genome:
- the LOC124936154 gene encoding anthocyanidin 3-O-glucosyltransferase 2-like — MEMMKKKMELIFIPSPGISHIVSMVEMAKLIVTKDQRLSITIFVIKRPGTGAVNTDLSSFDQKYDPTRIRFIHLQEPNPDSIKHLNHVETFFASTGEIQIPIVREAINAEVIGKSGSGNLVGILMDMFCACLVDVANEFHVPSYIYFPPGAACLGMMNHMQSFRDKEQITNGLEFMNSDAQLDIPIFSHPYPAKVLPLVMIDETNGCTALLGLTEKFKQSNGIVVNTFAEMESRVIRVISENEKIPQIYPVGPLLNHEKGAGGDEHDEIMQWLDGQPDSSVVFLCFGSMGMFGEGQVKEIAVALERSRHRFLWSLRMPPSLTVPIKEVLPEGFLERTREVGKLIGWAPQVEVLSHKAVGGFVSHCGWNSTLESLWCGVPMAAWPLYSEQQMNAFLLVKELELAVEVKMDYHMNFNGVEDEIVAASVIESAITRLMDDKRMRKRVKDMSQKSREAVMEGGSSYISLGRFIDNVILNAPSS; from the coding sequence AtggagatgatgaagaagaaaatggAGCTGATTTTCATTCCTTCCCCAGGCATAAGCCACATAGTATCCATGGTTGAGATGGCCAAGCTCATAGTCACGAAAGACCAACGCCTTTCCATCACCATCTTCGTCATCAAAAGACCCGGCACCGGCGCCGTCAATACCGACTTAAGCTCCTTCGACCAAAAGTACGACCCAACACGCATAAGGTTCATCCATCTCCAAGAACCCAACCCAGATTCAATCAAACATTTAAATCACGTAGAAACTTTCTTTGCAAGCACTGGTGAGATCCAAATACCGATCGTCCGGGAAGCCATCAACGCCGAGGTAATCGGCAAATCCGGCTCAGGAAATCTCGTCGGGATACTCATGGACATGTTCTGCGCCTGTTTGGTTGATGTTGCAAATGAGTTTCATGTTCCTTCTTATATCTACTTTCCCCCTGGCGCCGCTTGTTTAGGTATGATGAACCATATGCAGTCCTTTCGAGACAAAGAACAGATTACGAACGGGTTGGAATTCATGAATTCTGACGCCCAGCTGGATATACCCATTTTCTCCCACCCATACCCGGCGAAGGTTCTTCCGTTGGTGATGATTGACGAGACAAACGGATGCACAGCATTGCTTGGCCTGACCGAAAAGTTTAAACAATCCAATGGTATTGTGGTGAATACATTCGCGGAGATGGAATCCCGTGTTATTAGAGTCATCTCGGAAAACGAGAAGATCCCACAGATTTACCCTGTAGGGCCACTTCTCAATCACGAGAAGGGTGCCGGAGGAGACGAACACGACGAGATCATGCAGTGGTTAGACGGTCAGCCTGATTCATCGGTTGTGTTCCTTTGTTTCGGGAGTATGGGTATGTTCGGGGAGGGTCAAGTGAAGGAGATCGCGGTGGCGTTAGAGAGGAGTCGCCATCGGTTCTTGTGGTCTTTGAGGATGCCTCCTTCATTAACGGTTCCTATAAAGGAGGTTTTGCCCGAAGGATTCTTGGAGAGGACGCGGGAAGTTGGGAAATTGATTGGATGGGCACCACAAGTTGAGGTTTTGTCGCACAAAGCGGTGGGGGGATTCGTGTCGCATTGTGGGTGGAACTCGACGTTGGAGAGTTTGTGGTGCGGTGTGCCAATGGCGGCTTGGCCTTTGTACTCGGAGCAACAAATGAATGCGTTCTTATTAGTGAAGGAATTGGAGTTGGCGGTGGAAGTTAAAATGGATTATCATATGAACTTTAATGGAGTAGAGGACGAAATTGTGGCGGCCTCAGTGATCGAGAGCGCGATAACGCGGCTGATGGATGATAAGAGGATGAGGAAAAGGGTGAAGGATATGAGCCAGAAGAGCCGGGAAGCAGTGATGGAAGGAGGATCTTCTTACATATCTTTGGGTCGATTCATAGACAATGTAATTCTCAACGCACCCTCATCTTAA